From the Companilactobacillus ginsenosidimutans genome, the window ATGGGGCAAACAATACAGAACCTTTTAAAACTGATGATAAATATATCTCGTACAGACTTAAGAACGGCGATTACTACCAACCCTTCACAGGAACATACTATGGTAAAAATTGGGCAACTTTCGATTATGCTTCATTTGACCCTAACGACAAATCTAAGCTATCTGATAACTCAAATCGCGTAATGAGTTATAAGCAAAACAATGTAACAGAGCTCTCGGAAGATGAAATAAAGGTATATAAATCTGACTACAATTCCAATAACACTTTATTTTCAACACTTGGACCCAATGCAGGAGGCCATGTAGTCGACCCTTCTAAAATTGAGTCAAATGAAGATTGGGGCTATATTGATGACCGTTCGACCGATGAAATAAATCTTACCTATGATTCCATAAAATCATCCCAAGTCGGCCAATCCGAATACATGCCCGAACTCGTGCAAGATAGTGTGCCGTCTGGCGCTACTGTAACCAGCTTGGTTAACTAAATCTGATGACAATGTAATATGGCATTTAATCAATATTTCTTGATACGTATCATCAATGGTGTATTTCCCATCAAGTCCATTATCCAACGGATTTGTAGAAGAATCATTAATAGTTATTCGCGCATCATTTGGACTATTAACTAATCTGAAATGAACTGGATATACCTTTTCCCATTGAGTAAAGGCTGACTTGATATCATCGACCACTTCTGGATTCTTTGTTTCGTTATAAACGGTTATATCATTTGGATGTAAAATCGTTGTGTAACGAACACTGGTGGAATTGAAGTACAGACTTTTATCTGTATTAAGGTCAAACAAATAATAATGATAAGCATTTTGACCTTTATAACCAGGGTCTCCAGACATAATATAATCCAACATTTCGTGGAACATCGTTGGAAACCTATTATATATATCCCGCATTGTGTAAACACCAGGAAATTGTTCATGCAACTTTGAGAGATCTTTCAAACCATGAAACTTTTCTGATTGAATTGTTTGTAAGAGATCATCGTCTTCATGAGTATATGGATATTTTCCATAATATTCATTTCTAGTAAAGTATCCATCCTTATTTGTAAGCTCAATAGTATTCCCCTGATCATCTATTACCTTCTGAGCATTAACGTTAGAACTAGTTATTTGAACTGTGAATGTGGCAATCAGCACAGCAACAATTGAAGCAAGTTTTATTTTCATAATTATATTCCCCTATTAATAATATTTATATTTTATCAAACTATTCAAATCACTAATAGCCATAGGAGCAGATATCTACTAATAATGATATCTGCTCTTTTCATCTCCAAGTTGATTAATCAACTCCAAATGAACTCTGCTATTATATAAATATACTTATCATGATATAAATATTATACTCGGGTCGATAAAAATGATAAAAAAAGAATCTACTACAAAAGTAATATTGTTATTGCTATCTGTACTAACTATCATATCTCTGGTGTATTTAAAGATTGTCTACATTAAAACTCCAGACCAAACAGCGTACTTTCCATTTTATAAGTCGATGACCTATTTGGAATACGCGGAAACAACAAAACCAGGATTTTTTGAATTCGTGGCGTTTATTTGTATTTACATTGCTTACGTTTTCCTATCCTTCAGCCATTGGTCGGAAAATACTAAACATACTTTACTTTATGTCGGAATTTTTCAGTCCGCACTGATTGCCATACTCTGCATCAACCTAATCACCTTTCAAATCGTCAATCGCGACATTCGGGTTATCCCAGGTATTACGCTGCTATTATTAATTTTGAGTACCGCACTTACAATTTATGTAGGAACTAGTAAAACTAAACAACCAGTAACTCCCATAAAGCAAAGCTATGAGGGGCGTGAAGAAATCACTCCCTCAGCCGATATTCTTCGTGAGAAACGTGAGGAGGCTCAATTCACTCAACAGCAACTAGCTGATGCTGTTCTTGTCTCCAGACAAACTGTCCACAGATGGGAATCCGGAAAAACTTATCCTGATCTTGAATATATGATTCGAGTCGCACAAGCTCTGGATTTCCCAGTTACTGAATTTTGGGACGATAACAGCGAACAAATGAATGACGAACTTGCTGGAGGCTTACGTAAGGGTAAAATTTATAAGAAAGCTGCCTACTTTTTACTGTCATTAATTATTGTTGTGCTGGCTGTTATATCTGTCGCATATATTGGAAAAAATGCGCAATCACCTTATCTTGATCGAATTAACCCTTTTATTAAGGAAGAGATTGGATATGTTCTCGTGCAAAAATCCGGTCGACAAAAGGTTGCCGCCATCGATAATGAATTTGGTGCGGGAAGTGTGGTAACAATCAATGGTTCTTACACTGGGAAAGATGAATTCGTCAAAGTAGTTCACAAGGGAGCTTACTTGGAATCGGAATATCGAAATATCAGTAAGTCATCTGTTCCAAAGCCAATAATTAGTAATTTGTACTATATTAGCCATTTTGATACCCCAACGAACGGACTTCAGAAATTACAACTCTCTTATCATAAGAGAGATATATAACCATTTACTAAAAAACTAAATAGCTCAATCTTCAATTAAGGATGCTGAAAAGCATCCCTTTTTTTTATCCAATCTTATCGTTATAACGAAGATGTACCACCTTTGATTCTTGTTGCACCGCCATTTCTCCGTAGTATGAGATTTGTAGTCACGAGGAGGCTACATGAAATATTATGAGGGGGATTTAAGAAAAGCTGGTTCAAACTCTTTTGATTTATCAATCAGTATCTACTAGATTTTCAAGTTACAAGATTATGAAAACTAATATTATGAACGAACAAAGCCCACTGTATAAAATTTTTACAGTATTAATGTTCGTTGTTTCATTCGTCTACTTTGGTGTATTCAGATTTTTCGTTGTACCTTCAGGAGATGATTACTTTTGGTGGGGACCATCTGGTACCTACTTGTTACATCACATGTTCTACGGGCCACAGGCTACTTATGGTGGAAGTAGTAATGGCCGCTACATTGGTAATACGCTAGAAATATTTACGATGCACAACTTATGGTTAGCGATACTTATGTACGCAATCTTCTGGACTCTACTATTATGGGGATTTTGGGAGCTTTCAGGACCAACGTTTTTATCGTTAGTTCTATCGTTCTTGTTTGTATTCACACTACAAGACGGATTCTTAAATAACATCTTAGTTTGGAACGCTGGATTTATTAACTACGTTCCGCCAGTCGCAATGATCCTGGTCTATATTTGGATGGTCGACACCAATAAGGACAAAAAACCGAGTCGCATCATACCGCTGTGTACGTTGATTTTAGCTTATGTTATTGGTCTCTTTACGGAAACACTGACAATCGCGTCAATCGTACTGGGAGTTTTAGTAATCCTATATTTCAACAAGAAAACTAAAGCGTTCCACATAACCTATTTAGTCGGTGCCATCGCTTCAGCAATAACCATGTTTATGCATCCTGGTTATCACGAACACAACCTTTATCACACAACCACATTCAATCTATCAGAGATCTGGCTTAACTATTCAAAAATTACACACTTTTGGCTGATAACATTTAACCTTGCACTATTGGTAGGCCTTTTATTAGCAATTGTCCTTTTGGCAGTTCAAAGTGATTTTTCAATTTTGAAAAAAATATCAATAACGCTGATATCACTAGTATTCTTAGCCTATTACATCGGCATCAACATCTATTTAAAACAATTGAAACTAAATTATATGTACGGATATACCAAATTCAATACAAACCTTGCAAATATCGAGGGAATAATTAGTTTACTGCTCGTGACATTCATAGGTTATTGCATATTTATATTTTTCAAAACCGACGCAAAAATGTGGCTCTACTTCTTAATGACCGGCGTGATTATGGGACAATTACTGTTCGTTTCAGCACCCATCAATTGTCGTGGAAACTTTGAAACATACGTGTTCATGTACTTAATTGCAATGCGTTTTGTCATCGCTGCGGCAAAAAACATCAAATTTAGAAATTTATTTACCGGTTTATTATCGCTAACACTTATCGTCGTTGGAGCTGGCTACATGAACGTCATGAATACAAATTACAAGGTGAACTCAGTCCGTGTACAGGATCCGAAATTTTACACTGGAAAGGCCAGCGTTAATAGATACGTACCTTATAGAAAATTCATCTGGGTCAATGACCTCAAAAGTCAACAAGCCCCAGCCTATTGGAAAGAATACTTTAATATTAAATAGATACCAGTCCATACCAAATGATCAATTTAACATTTGAAAATCATTTTATTAATGTCAAAATATAAATATAGTTAAAGGGAGAGTAAATATGAAAAAGTTATTAGCTAGTGTTTTAGTCGGGGGATTGGCGCTCACAGTTGTAGGTTGCTCCAATACTTCTAATAATTCTTCATCACAAGGTTCAAAAACTGGGACAAGTCAAACATATTCAAATACATGGAAATCCGGTGTACCAAGCCAATACAAAGGATATTATGGACGAGATACTGATGCTTTTGGTGAAAAAACATTTGAACCAGTCAAATTTTTGGACAATGAGATGACCTATGGTCTCGGAGATGCAATGTTGTTAAAACACGTCGAATACAAACAGATTGCAGAAGATACTTTCATCATCCATGGCTCAAATAACCAGTATGACACCAACAATTCTGATATTTATTTGAAATTAGTTTTCAAGAAAACTGATGGTAAAACGTCCCTTGGAATGGCAAGTGACAAGACAGGCGGCAGTGCTATCTCATCATTCTCAAAGACAAAGAAGTTAAGCACCAAGGGGATGACCTGGTACAACTCATATTCTAAAGCTGACTTCGAGAGACTCTCTGGTCAATCAACTTCTTCCGATGACCAAAGTAGTTCAAGTAGTGACAGTGAAACATCGTCGAAATCTTCTTCAAATAGCTCAGATGGGACTAAATCAATATCAGATTCTGACTACAGTGGAAAGATCTTCTGGCAAAAAGATTCACCACTTTACATTGTGTTTGGAGATCCAGGTAATAATGGAATGGATAACGCCTCAACATTCAGTATGTATAACGTTCATGATGATGGAGCAGCTTATCAGACGGCCTGGATAAAGAACGCTGAAGTGGTAACAGATGGTGACACAGTAACATTCCGAAGTTCAGATGGTAACAACGACGGCGCTGTTGATCAAGATCAAACGTTCCAACGCCTATCAAGTACTCAACTTAAACGTCGAGAAACTGGAGAAGTTTACACTTTATATAGTGGCAGCCCTAAAAGTTTAGGGGAAAGAATTAATAATGAACTTGGACTTCCTCGATACTAAAAAAACAGACTAGCCGTTAATGAACGACAAGTCTGTTTTTTATAAATCAAATTTATCTTGCACTTAAAAAGGTAGCACCAATTACAACACGATTTATGCTTATTAGCGATATACTTATTGTTATCAATAATATATTTTATCCAAACAGTTACTGTAATCTAACTTGATTGCCTACACATAAAAATTAATAGTTCAAGGAGAAAACTATGAGTAATCGTTCCAAAACCCTAATAAGTATCGGTTCAATTATTGTAATAATTCTAATTGGATATTTTTCTTATCAAAGCTATTCAAACATAAGTGTTAAAAACAGCAATCCCGCTGTTTCACAAAAGTCTAAAACTAACAAGAAAAAAATTGCTGATGCCGAAACAACTAAAAAAAGAGGACGAAAAGATACTAACGATAATGTTTTTCTGCAGGACAAAAATAATCCTGACAGAATTATCGCTATTCATCCATTCGGCTCGAATGGTGTCTATCAATATCGAAGACAATCAAATGGAAATTTATATCCAGAATTTAAATTCTTCGACGCAAAAATATCAAGAAAAGTTGGGCAACTAAAAGTCCATTCAACCGGTGACAATGCCAAATCATTTAATTACAAAACAGATTCTAAAGGAAACTACATAGATGTCACGACTGGTAAGGTTATGACCCCACTTGAAATAAATAAGCATCATTCAAATAGAGGTGATATCATGACAGCGCATA encodes:
- a CDS encoding helix-turn-helix domain-containing protein — translated: MIKKESTTKVILLLLSVLTIISLVYLKIVYIKTPDQTAYFPFYKSMTYLEYAETTKPGFFEFVAFICIYIAYVFLSFSHWSENTKHTLLYVGIFQSALIAILCINLITFQIVNRDIRVIPGITLLLLILSTALTIYVGTSKTKQPVTPIKQSYEGREEITPSADILREKREEAQFTQQQLADAVLVSRQTVHRWESGKTYPDLEYMIRVAQALDFPVTEFWDDNSEQMNDELAGGLRKGKIYKKAAYFLLSLIIVVLAVISVAYIGKNAQSPYLDRINPFIKEEIGYVLVQKSGRQKVAAIDNEFGAGSVVTINGSYTGKDEFVKVVHKGAYLESEYRNISKSSVPKPIISNLYYISHFDTPTNGLQKLQLSYHKRDI